From one Rhipicephalus microplus isolate Deutch F79 unplaced genomic scaffold, USDA_Rmic scaffold_23, whole genome shotgun sequence genomic stretch:
- the LOC142786418 gene encoding uncharacterized protein LOC142786418, which produces MADEETLAALQQQVQQLQQQLQVQQQHEELGDRKPSQLLRYMSDLLGSPPVDDPLLHIIWLQRLRSHAQAIRQVQRNLPLNQLSDIADQVLEISLLASPLIINAVDTRQSSGELVRHVDEITRQLGSIQRRLDQSPKLRPQKLSQSQDNKAVSSHGIDNGPCYYHRRFGDKARKCQSPCSAGRQGNLTAARNDGRELPT; this is translated from the exons ATGGCCGACGAGGAAACCCTTGCTGCCCTTCAACAACAAGTACAACAACTGCAACAACAATTGCAGGTCCAGCAGCAA CACGAAGAACTCGGTGACCGCAAGCCATCGCAGCTCCTGCGTTACATGAGTGACCTCTTGGGCAGCCCCCCGGTCGACGACCCCCTCCTCCATATCATCTGGCTTCAGCGTCTACGCTCACATGCACAGGCCATCCGCCAGGTGCAGCGGAATCTGCCGCTGAACCAGCTCTCTGACATCGCCGATCAAGTCCTCGAGATTTCGTTGCTAGCATCGCCTCTCATCATCAACGCCGTCGACACCCGACAGTCCAGCGGCGAGCTCGTGCGCCATGTCGACGAAATCACCCGTCAGCTGGGCTCAATTCAAAGGCGCCTGGATCAAAGCCCGAAGCTGCGTCCACAAAAACTCTCCCAAAGCCAAGACAACAAGGCCGTTTCATCGCACGGAATCGACAACGGCCCCTGCTACTACCATCGCCGCTTTGGGGACAAAGCCCGGAAATGTCAATCACCTTGCTCAGCTGGACGTCAAGGAAACTTAACGGCAGCTCGTAACGATGGCCGCGAGCTGCCAACTTAG